One segment of Syntrophomonadaceae bacterium DNA contains the following:
- a CDS encoding TRAP transporter large permease, producing the protein MEIPAIALISVLVVMMSLGLPMTWALGAACIAAVALEPNLSIAVLSQRIFAGSDNFAMLAIPAFFLAGDIMARGGLSKRLVVFADSFVGWISGGISLVSLVSCTFFAAISGSSVATTAAIGGIMYPEMVKRGYPKDYSAAVQAIGGTLGIVIPPSTVFVIYGSITDTSIAQLLMAGIIPGAFTGIMLCFYAYYKAKKCNFSKEADFSFKRFLLSFKDSIWALIMPLVILGGIYAGIFTPTESAVVAVFYGILVCFAIYREITAKDFGEIIKDTAASTANLMFLVVTAQLFGYLITYYRIPLYVTEAFMAVASDKTAFLMLIILLLTICGMFLEVGATNLILGPILAPIAVAFGVDPVHFGLLFVFLLAMGQATPPFGTTMFVACGISNEPVSKVAKCLVPFVVVQLVCAVIFAFFPIMSTFLPALVSGR; encoded by the coding sequence ATGGAGATTCCCGCAATTGCTTTGATTTCAGTATTGGTTGTAATGATGTCTTTGGGATTACCTATGACATGGGCTTTAGGCGCGGCATGTATTGCGGCGGTTGCCCTTGAACCTAACTTATCGATTGCGGTTTTATCACAAAGAATTTTTGCAGGCAGCGATAACTTTGCTATGCTTGCAATACCGGCGTTTTTCCTTGCTGGAGATATTATGGCAAGGGGTGGGTTGTCTAAAAGACTGGTCGTCTTTGCGGATTCCTTCGTGGGTTGGATATCTGGGGGTATTTCACTGGTATCGCTGGTATCCTGTACATTCTTTGCGGCAATTTCTGGTTCATCTGTTGCTACCACTGCAGCAATTGGCGGAATTATGTATCCTGAAATGGTAAAAAGAGGATATCCCAAGGATTATTCGGCAGCTGTGCAAGCAATTGGCGGTACCCTGGGAATCGTGATCCCACCCAGCACGGTGTTTGTTATCTACGGCAGTATTACCGACACTTCTATTGCACAGCTATTGATGGCAGGGATTATTCCGGGGGCTTTTACCGGTATCATGCTTTGTTTTTATGCTTATTATAAAGCAAAAAAATGTAATTTCTCCAAAGAAGCCGATTTTTCATTTAAAAGATTTTTACTTTCTTTTAAAGATTCAATTTGGGCCTTGATTATGCCGCTTGTTATTTTAGGCGGTATATATGCGGGCATTTTTACACCTACAGAATCTGCCGTTGTAGCAGTTTTTTATGGAATTCTTGTTTGTTTTGCCATATATAGAGAAATCACAGCCAAGGATTTTGGGGAAATAATCAAGGATACGGCGGCCAGTACCGCTAATTTGATGTTCTTGGTCGTAACCGCACAGCTGTTTGGATATCTTATTACATATTACAGAATCCCGCTGTACGTTACAGAGGCATTTATGGCGGTTGCCAGTGATAAAACCGCATTTTTAATGTTAATCATTCTGTTGCTGACTATATGCGGAATGTTCCTGGAAGTAGGCGCCACTAATTTGATTTTAGGCCCTATTCTTGCGCCTATTGCGGTAGCATTTGGGGTAGATCCTGTGCATTTTGGCCTGTTGTTTGTTTTTCTCCTTGCCATGGGTCAAGCAACGCCTCCTTTTGGCACTACTATGTTTGTGGCCTGTGGTATCAGCAATGAACCGGTAAGCAAGGTGGCAAAATGCCTGGTTCCTTTTGTGGTGGTTCAATTAGTTTGTGCGGTAATATTTGCCTTTTTCCCGATTATGTCCACATTCCTGCCTGCTCTGGTATCCGGCAGATGA
- a CDS encoding TRAP transporter small permease has product MQNVINVIIGVILFGIMCIVLLQIFTRYVIFYSLPWSEELSRYLFVVMIMLGINIGISKNMMVRIDLIDNFLSENAKRMLEIGRDIIALVIASILFYSSIDLIKIGSVQISPAMQIPMSTIYLFLFVGFLFAVLSVIVKIIETIRK; this is encoded by the coding sequence ATGCAGAATGTTATAAATGTGATAATCGGGGTTATTCTATTTGGCATTATGTGCATCGTGCTATTGCAGATTTTTACCAGATATGTAATATTTTATAGTCTACCCTGGTCCGAGGAATTGTCCCGTTATTTGTTTGTAGTTATGATTATGCTTGGGATTAATATTGGTATTAGCAAGAATATGATGGTGCGAATTGATCTGATCGATAATTTCTTATCCGAAAATGCTAAGAGGATGCTGGAAATTGGACGGGATATCATTGCTTTAGTGATAGCTTCCATCCTATTTTACAGCTCAATAGATCTGATAAAAATAGGATCTGTGCAGATAAGTCCGGCAATGCAGATTCCAATGAGCACAATATATTTATTCTTGTTTGTGGGATTTTTATTTGCTGTGTTATCGGTCATTGTAAAAATTATTGAAACGATTAGAAAATAG
- a CDS encoding TRAP transporter substrate-binding protein, translating to MVVLVTTLLAGCANKPQSEQKNTGNVKTIAFRMSQTSAADGAIGLAMEKFRKLIEEKTKGRYTIHTFHSGQLGSERENIESVQMGDLDIAIVNQAPLANFVPEIAAVDLPYVIKSFEHADKVFLGEIGNSFLNKLADRGIQGLSIWESGFRNLTNSKRPVNSLKDVRGLRIRVMQNKIHQDLWRTFGADPVPMAWGEAYTALQQGAVDGQENPATVIDKNKVVEVNKHMAITQHVYSTVFIIMSKKAWGTLSAEDQKIFKAAAEEAGAYQRELSRKMDKEAITNLEKAGMKVTYPNKQEFIDASQPVRDNYGKEFADLLKKIENAK from the coding sequence ATGGTGGTATTAGTCACGACTCTTCTTGCAGGTTGTGCCAATAAACCCCAATCGGAACAAAAGAATACCGGTAATGTTAAAACCATCGCTTTTAGAATGAGTCAGACATCTGCAGCAGATGGCGCAATTGGACTGGCTATGGAAAAATTTCGCAAGCTCATCGAAGAAAAAACGAAGGGACGTTATACAATACATACTTTCCACAGCGGCCAATTAGGCAGCGAGAGAGAAAACATCGAAAGTGTTCAAATGGGCGATCTGGATATAGCCATTGTAAACCAGGCTCCTCTTGCCAATTTTGTACCTGAGATAGCAGCGGTCGATCTTCCCTATGTAATCAAAAGTTTTGAGCATGCGGATAAAGTTTTCCTCGGTGAGATCGGGAATAGCTTCCTCAATAAACTGGCAGATCGCGGAATACAAGGATTAAGTATCTGGGAATCTGGGTTTAGAAATCTGACAAACAGCAAAAGACCGGTGAATTCGTTAAAAGATGTCAGGGGATTACGTATTCGTGTTATGCAAAATAAAATTCATCAAGATTTATGGAGAACCTTTGGCGCCGACCCTGTACCAATGGCATGGGGTGAGGCATATACCGCATTGCAGCAAGGAGCAGTTGACGGACAGGAAAATCCGGCGACTGTAATTGATAAGAATAAAGTAGTGGAAGTAAATAAACATATGGCAATAACCCAGCATGTGTACTCGACCGTATTTATTATTATGAGTAAAAAAGCATGGGGCACATTAAGCGCGGAAGATCAGAAAATCTTCAAGGCGGCTGCTGAGGAGGCAGGTGCGTATCAGAGGGAATTAAGCCGTAAAATGGATAAAGAGGCAATAACAAATCTTGAAAAAGCTGGTATGAAGGTAACATACCCGAACAAACAGGAATTTATCGATGCTTCTCAGCCAGTAAGAGATAATTACGGTAAAGAATTTGCAGATCTTTTGAAAAAGATTGAGAATGCGAAGTAA
- a CDS encoding starvation-sensing protein RspA has translation MSSKIKDIKVIYTAPEGINLVVVKVETTDAGLYGLGCATFAYRHLAVGCLINEYIKPLLIGKNVENIEEIWHLMHQNAYWRNGPIENNAISGVDMALWDIKGKMANMPLYQLFGGKCREGVAIYRHADGRDINELCEKISKYREQGITHIRCQCGGYGGGTFGKAPAKAPVGAPDGIYLDTRKYIRDTIKLFDDLRSKLGFEVELCHDVHERIHPIDAIRFAKALEPYELFFLEDAIPLEHGDWFSKLRAQTSIPLAQGELFNNPYEWKFLITEQLIDYIRVHISQIGGITPTRKLQIFAEQFGVKTAWHGPGDMSPLGHAANIHIDLAAHNFGIQEWSGTEPPNCVIQELKGPREALLDVFPGLPEFKNGYVYPNDKPGLGVDINEEEAAKYPCENNVTLWTQTRLMDGTLQRP, from the coding sequence CTGTCTAGCAAGATTAAAGACATCAAGGTGATATATACAGCCCCGGAAGGGATCAATCTGGTGGTGGTAAAAGTAGAAACTACGGATGCCGGACTGTACGGATTGGGATGTGCAACATTCGCATACCGGCATCTGGCGGTGGGATGCCTGATTAATGAGTACATCAAACCGCTGTTGATTGGTAAAAATGTCGAAAACATTGAAGAAATATGGCATTTGATGCATCAGAATGCGTATTGGAGAAACGGACCCATTGAGAACAATGCAATTTCCGGAGTGGATATGGCACTTTGGGACATTAAAGGCAAAATGGCAAATATGCCGCTTTATCAGTTGTTTGGCGGGAAGTGCAGAGAGGGTGTGGCGATTTATCGTCATGCCGACGGCAGAGATATTAATGAATTATGTGAAAAAATCTCAAAATACAGGGAGCAAGGCATTACCCACATCCGCTGTCAATGTGGCGGATATGGCGGAGGCACATTCGGCAAAGCACCGGCTAAAGCCCCGGTGGGAGCACCGGATGGTATCTATCTGGATACCAGAAAATATATAAGAGATACCATTAAGCTGTTTGATGATTTGCGTAGTAAATTAGGTTTTGAGGTTGAACTCTGCCACGATGTACATGAGAGAATTCATCCAATTGATGCGATTCGATTCGCAAAAGCTTTAGAACCATATGAGCTTTTTTTCTTGGAGGATGCGATACCCTTAGAGCATGGAGACTGGTTTAGCAAGCTGCGTGCCCAAACTTCGATTCCGTTGGCTCAAGGGGAATTGTTTAATAACCCCTATGAGTGGAAGTTTTTGATTACAGAGCAGTTAATCGACTATATACGCGTACATATCAGTCAAATTGGAGGCATAACACCCACCAGAAAGCTGCAGATTTTTGCGGAACAGTTTGGCGTAAAAACGGCATGGCATGGTCCGGGAGACATGTCGCCGCTGGGACATGCGGCTAATATCCATATTGATCTTGCTGCGCACAATTTCGGAATTCAGGAGTGGTCGGGAACGGAGCCGCCAAACTGTGTCATTCAAGAGCTTAAGGGACCCCGTGAGGCGCTATTGGATGTATTCCCAGGTCTGCCGGAATTTAAAAATGGTTATGTGTATCCAAATGACAAACCTGGTCTTGGAGTGGATATAAACGAGGAAGAAGCAGCGAAGTATCCATGCGAAAATAATGTCACCTTATGGACGCAAACCAGGCTGATGGATGGTACTTTACAAAGACCATAA